One region of Elusimicrobiota bacterium genomic DNA includes:
- a CDS encoding ABC transporter ATP-binding protein, protein MRALRRFLKYLKPYRRRCAYATLSMCAVALFNGTAVLLLKPIVDKVFIAKDFKMLRLAVLAVPILVALKTAASYAQNYLMGWLGQKVAQEIREDLFRHLHALPLDYFARHQSGEILARATSDLSAVQWALTSLPIYLIRDSMTVLVLSISLACLDLHVALLSLLGLPLVVFFSVILSKKMRSASRQSQVILEHLTQRFQESVQGMDIIKAFNYEDGLIEKFQDENHSFFVPVMRFLRATALAAPLMELCGGVIAALILYFGGSEVIEGRMTPGAFFAFLGAFFAAYAPIKNLARSNSELQRALASAERIFQLLDERPALQHSAKTAPFTELKQGIRFESVSFLYPGRQERALSDVDIFLPKNSWTVLVGPSGSGKTTLGRLLLGLQEPARGRILLDETPLSSLDPKALRARIGLVSHNTLLFNATVFENIALGQGVVTLGEVERVCRLTGAQEFIERLPEGYQTRLGESGLALSAGQRQKIGLARALIKNPPILILDEATSNLDAASEAEILETLEALIPGRTAVMISHNLQNLSRADRVLVFKQGRLVEAGSHASLLALGGFYRKLYEFQKAEPTALQSPQASGAAHA, encoded by the coding sequence ATGAGGGCTCTGCGCCGCTTCCTCAAGTACCTCAAGCCCTACCGCAGGCGCTGCGCCTACGCCACCCTCTCCATGTGCGCCGTGGCCCTCTTCAACGGCACCGCGGTTCTCCTGCTGAAGCCCATCGTGGACAAGGTTTTCATCGCCAAGGACTTCAAGATGCTGCGGCTGGCCGTGCTCGCCGTGCCTATCCTCGTCGCCTTGAAGACCGCCGCCTCCTACGCCCAGAACTACCTGATGGGATGGCTCGGCCAGAAGGTGGCGCAGGAGATCCGAGAGGACCTCTTCCGCCATCTCCACGCCCTGCCCCTGGATTATTTCGCCCGGCACCAAAGCGGGGAGATCTTGGCGCGGGCGACCTCCGACCTCTCCGCCGTGCAGTGGGCCTTGACCTCGCTTCCGATCTACCTCATCCGGGACTCCATGACCGTGCTCGTTCTCTCGATTTCGCTCGCCTGCCTCGATCTCCACGTCGCCCTGCTCTCCCTTCTGGGCCTTCCCCTGGTAGTCTTCTTCTCCGTTATCCTGAGCAAAAAGATGCGGTCCGCCAGCCGCCAAAGCCAGGTCATCCTAGAGCACCTGACGCAGAGATTCCAGGAGAGCGTCCAGGGCATGGACATCATCAAAGCCTTTAATTACGAGGACGGACTCATCGAAAAATTCCAGGACGAGAATCACTCATTCTTCGTGCCTGTGATGCGCTTCTTGAGGGCCACGGCCCTGGCCGCGCCCCTCATGGAGCTGTGCGGGGGCGTCATCGCGGCCTTGATCTTGTATTTCGGAGGGTCGGAAGTCATCGAGGGCCGCATGACCCCGGGAGCCTTCTTCGCCTTCCTGGGGGCCTTTTTCGCGGCTTACGCCCCCATCAAGAACCTGGCCCGCTCCAATTCCGAGCTTCAAAGGGCCTTGGCCTCGGCCGAGAGAATTTTCCAGCTGCTCGATGAGCGCCCCGCCCTCCAGCACTCGGCCAAAACCGCGCCCTTCACCGAACTCAAACAGGGAATCCGCTTCGAGAGCGTGAGCTTCCTCTACCCGGGGCGCCAGGAGCGGGCTTTGAGCGACGTCGACATTTTCCTGCCCAAAAACTCCTGGACGGTCTTGGTCGGCCCGAGCGGCTCGGGGAAAACCACCTTGGGAAGGCTCCTCCTCGGCCTGCAGGAGCCAGCGCGGGGGCGCATTCTGCTGGATGAGACGCCGCTATCCAGCCTAGACCCCAAGGCCCTTAGGGCCCGTATCGGCTTGGTGAGCCACAACACCCTCTTGTTCAACGCCACCGTCTTCGAGAACATCGCCCTGGGACAGGGCGTGGTGACTTTGGGCGAAGTGGAAAGGGTCTGCCGCCTCACCGGAGCCCAGGAGTTCATCGAACGCCTGCCGGAGGGCTACCAGACGCGCCTGGGCGAATCTGGGCTGGCGCTTTCCGCCGGGCAAAGGCAAAAAATCGGCCTGGCCAGAGCCCTCATCAAGAATCCGCCGATCCTGATCCTCGACGAGGCCACATCCAATCTGGACGCCGCGAGCGAAGCCGAGATATTGGAGACCCTGGAGGCCCTGATCCCGGGACGCACCGCGGTCATGATCTCGCATAATCTGCAGAATCTGAGCCGAGCCGACCGCGTTTTGGTCTTCAAGCAGGGCCGCCTGGTGGAGGCCGGGAGCCATGCCAGCCTGTTGGCGCTCGGCGGCTTCTACCGAAAGCTTTATGAATTCCAGAAGGCGGAGCCCACGGCCCTGCAGTCCCCTCAAGCCTCCGGAGCCGCCCATGCTTAG
- a CDS encoding ZIP family metal transporter: MLRVFTALAVLMTFAGGLLPFFKGLLSRQGITHLFCLRAGILLSVSFTEILPEAWATHHAWGGWGALGAFVLLFVMGNFAMLDSCPEYLEECRVHYLGWTALLALSTHSFLDGFNLAVAFSAGAKAGLAVGLTLALHKLADGFTLISLFETSAYSRAQSLLGLSCVAGMTPLGALLSSWGFAGLPRSAEAGLMGFAAGSFIYIAAADILPRLHKKRDKAGLLYFSLGMFGMAALKIL; the protein is encoded by the coding sequence ATGCTTAGGGTGTTCACAGCGCTCGCCGTGCTCATGACTTTCGCGGGCGGGCTTCTGCCGTTTTTCAAGGGCCTGCTCTCGCGCCAAGGGATCACTCATCTATTTTGCCTGCGCGCGGGAATTTTGCTCTCGGTATCGTTCACGGAAATCCTGCCGGAGGCCTGGGCCACCCACCATGCCTGGGGCGGCTGGGGAGCTCTCGGGGCCTTCGTTCTCCTCTTCGTCATGGGAAATTTCGCCATGCTCGATTCCTGCCCGGAATATTTGGAGGAATGCCGCGTCCATTACCTGGGCTGGACGGCCCTCCTGGCCCTCTCGACTCACTCGTTCCTGGACGGCTTCAACCTCGCCGTGGCCTTCTCGGCCGGAGCCAAGGCCGGGCTCGCGGTGGGACTCACCTTGGCGCTGCACAAGCTCGCCGACGGGTTCACCTTGATCTCGCTTTTCGAAACCAGCGCCTACAGCCGAGCCCAAAGCCTCTTGGGCCTCTCCTGCGTGGCGGGCATGACGCCCTTGGGAGCGCTCTTGAGCTCCTGGGGATTCGCTGGACTTCCGCGTTCGGCCGAGGCGGGCCTCATGGGATTTGCCGCCGGCTCCTTCATATACATCGCCGCCGCCGACATCCTGCCCAGGCTCCACAAAAAGAGGGACAAGGCCGGACTCCTCTACTTTAGTCTCGGCATGTTCGGTATGGCGGCCTTGAAGATTCTGTAG
- a CDS encoding bifunctional (p)ppGpp synthetase/guanosine-3',5'-bis(diphosphate) 3'-pyrophosphohydrolase yields the protein MEKEEILKQFSAYSPHVDTAMLAKAYDYSTKAHANQERASGEHYFVHCGAVAQSLVEWKMDLPTICAGLLHDVLEDTPVTAEALRAEFGEEITKMVEGLTKLDRLQFSSLDDAQAENWRKMLLATAQDIRVIMIKLADRLHNMKTLGYLSREKQERIAHETISLYAPLAHRLGIFRLKGQLEDLAFAALHPKEHESLNAKVNAQVAARELSLSRFKEAVGKALVPSNIPHRIVARTKNLYSIYHKMLRQDKPFEEIQDALGVRIITDTIANCYALLGLVHTYFKPVAGSFTDYISLPKMNLYRSLHTTVMGPGGEFVEIQIRTEEMHRTAEYGIAAHWRYKLGEHSKDVHLEEKLNWLRQWIEWLQDLKSPREFLDSLKTDLEFKQVFVFTPAGEVKVLPSGATPLDFAFAVHTAIGEACVGAQVNNKMVKLDYQLKSGDICRIITKKGSVPKKDWLTVVKTARARSKIRHYLREHGIVV from the coding sequence ATGGAAAAAGAAGAGATTCTCAAGCAATTCTCCGCCTATTCTCCCCACGTCGACACGGCCATGCTCGCCAAGGCCTACGACTATTCGACCAAGGCACACGCCAACCAGGAGCGAGCCTCCGGAGAGCACTACTTCGTGCATTGCGGGGCGGTGGCCCAGTCCCTCGTGGAATGGAAGATGGACCTGCCCACCATCTGCGCCGGGCTTCTCCACGACGTCCTCGAGGACACCCCCGTCACCGCCGAAGCCCTGCGCGCGGAATTCGGAGAGGAGATCACCAAAATGGTCGAGGGACTCACCAAGCTCGACCGCCTGCAGTTCTCCTCTCTGGACGACGCCCAGGCGGAGAACTGGCGCAAGATGCTGCTGGCCACCGCCCAGGACATCCGCGTCATCATGATCAAGCTGGCCGACCGCCTGCACAATATGAAGACCTTGGGGTATTTGAGCCGCGAGAAGCAGGAGCGCATCGCCCACGAGACGATCTCCCTCTACGCGCCCCTGGCCCACCGCCTCGGCATTTTCAGGCTCAAGGGCCAGCTCGAGGATTTGGCCTTCGCGGCCCTGCACCCCAAGGAGCACGAAAGCCTGAACGCCAAGGTCAACGCCCAGGTCGCGGCGCGAGAGCTCTCCCTCAGCAGGTTCAAGGAGGCCGTGGGAAAGGCCTTGGTGCCGAGCAACATACCCCATCGAATCGTCGCCCGCACCAAGAACCTCTACTCGATCTACCACAAGATGCTGCGCCAAGACAAGCCTTTCGAGGAGATACAGGACGCCCTCGGGGTGCGCATCATCACCGACACCATCGCCAACTGCTACGCCCTCCTGGGACTCGTGCACACCTATTTCAAGCCCGTGGCCGGGAGTTTCACGGACTACATATCTCTTCCCAAGATGAACCTTTACCGAAGCCTCCACACCACGGTCATGGGGCCGGGCGGAGAGTTCGTGGAGATACAGATCCGCACCGAGGAGATGCACCGCACCGCCGAGTACGGAATCGCGGCTCACTGGCGCTACAAGCTGGGCGAGCACTCCAAGGACGTTCATCTCGAGGAGAAGCTCAATTGGCTTCGGCAATGGATCGAATGGCTGCAGGACTTGAAAAGCCCGCGGGAGTTCCTGGACAGCCTCAAGACCGACCTTGAGTTCAAACAGGTCTTCGTCTTCACTCCGGCCGGGGAGGTCAAGGTCCTGCCCTCCGGCGCCACCCCGCTCGATTTCGCTTTCGCCGTCCACACCGCCATCGGCGAGGCCTGCGTCGGGGCCCAGGTCAACAATAAGATGGTCAAGCTCGACTACCAGCTCAAATCCGGCGACATCTGCCGCATCATCACCAAGAAGGGCTCAGTCCCCAAGAAAGATTGGCTCACCGTCGTCAAGACCGCGCGGGCCCGCTCCAAGATCCGCCACTACCTGCGCGAGCACGGTATCGTCGTTTAG
- a CDS encoding 50S ribosomal protein L28, with protein MAFKCSICAKGPVGGFSYSHSHKASKRTFRPNLQRQKFVLEGKTQTGYVCTDCIRSGRAVRPVR; from the coding sequence ATGGCATTTAAGTGCTCTATCTGCGCCAAGGGGCCCGTGGGGGGATTTAGCTACAGTCACTCCCACAAGGCCTCCAAGCGCACCTTCAGGCCCAACCTGCAGAGGCAGAAGTTCGTTCTGGAAGGCAAGACCCAAACCGGCTACGTCTGCACCGATTGCATCCGGTCTGGTCGCGCGGTTCGCCCGGTCCGGTAA
- the recG gene encoding ATP-dependent DNA helicase RecG, with protein MVKLSLDNPIQYFKGVGPRRALSFQNLGILTVEDLLHHFPREWQDRRQTKDLSFPTASGLTVVKGRVLKARLIPAGPRLALYKATLSTGESRVEAVWFKHLSPRFDVFASLKKEAAPGEDIWLVGRGESQLLDTREIKVEEHYPALEEKSLLHVDRLTPIYSLTEGLTQRFLRELVHKALQEAGPSAAEILPRRLLEKRALLAAPQALRAVHFPESQAELEAARERLAYEEFLLLELAWTLKRRQTNALKKSFGYTLRKNLLTPFKERLGFHFTLAQKRVINEIFADMQKPSPMTRLLQGDVGSGKTVVALASLLLAVENGFQGAFMAPTEILAEQHFATIQKFLKGLPVKTALLTSRLKAKEREKILSELSAGKIQILAGTHALLEEDVLFSRLRLAVIDEQHRFGVRQRATLRRKNSLLDLLVMTATPIPRTLALALYGDLDVSTLDEMPPGKTPAETVLAAEGEAFERVRREAALGRQAYVVYPIIEESRRLDLRSAKAEFARLKQDIFPDLKVALLHGAMPSREKNKVMAEFAAGAWQVLAATQVIEVGIDVPNATVMVIQNAERFGLASLHQLRGRIGRGQAPSKCFLVADPKTPEARKRLETMAAVHDGFRIGEEDLKLRGPGEMLGTAQHGELALKVADIFKDSALLARAKQDAEELLAQDPRLQDLSCRSLRERLIALYQRRWDWVDLS; from the coding sequence ATGGTCAAACTTTCCCTCGACAATCCCATACAATATTTCAAAGGGGTCGGCCCCAGACGCGCGTTGTCGTTCCAGAACCTAGGAATACTCACCGTGGAGGATCTCCTCCACCATTTCCCCCGCGAGTGGCAGGACCGCCGCCAAACCAAGGACCTCTCTTTCCCCACTGCCTCGGGCCTGACCGTGGTCAAGGGCCGAGTGCTCAAGGCGAGGCTTATCCCCGCCGGCCCGCGCCTTGCCCTCTACAAGGCCACTCTCAGCACGGGGGAGTCCCGGGTCGAGGCCGTATGGTTCAAGCACTTGAGCCCCCGCTTCGACGTCTTCGCCTCCCTCAAGAAGGAGGCGGCCCCGGGAGAGGATATTTGGCTCGTGGGACGGGGCGAAAGCCAGCTTCTCGACACCCGGGAAATCAAAGTCGAGGAGCATTACCCGGCCTTGGAGGAAAAAAGCCTCCTGCACGTGGACCGACTGACTCCCATCTACAGCCTCACCGAGGGACTGACCCAGCGCTTCCTGCGCGAACTCGTGCACAAGGCCCTGCAAGAGGCCGGGCCATCGGCCGCGGAGATCCTGCCCCGACGCCTCCTGGAAAAACGGGCTCTCTTGGCCGCGCCTCAAGCCTTGCGCGCCGTCCATTTTCCCGAATCCCAGGCCGAGCTCGAGGCCGCCCGCGAACGGCTCGCTTATGAGGAGTTTCTACTTCTCGAGCTGGCTTGGACGCTCAAGCGCAGACAAACCAACGCCTTGAAGAAAAGTTTCGGCTATACGCTGAGAAAGAACTTGCTCACTCCCTTCAAGGAAAGGCTTGGATTTCACTTCACCTTGGCCCAGAAAAGAGTGATAAACGAGATTTTCGCGGATATGCAAAAGCCCTCTCCCATGACGAGACTTCTCCAGGGAGACGTGGGCTCGGGAAAAACCGTGGTGGCTTTGGCCTCCCTGCTCCTAGCCGTTGAGAACGGCTTCCAGGGGGCCTTCATGGCGCCCACCGAGATACTGGCCGAGCAGCATTTCGCGACTATCCAAAAGTTCTTGAAGGGCTTGCCCGTGAAAACCGCTCTCCTCACCTCCCGGCTGAAGGCGAAGGAACGGGAAAAGATTTTGTCGGAGCTCTCAGCCGGCAAAATCCAGATACTAGCGGGCACACACGCCCTGCTGGAGGAGGATGTGCTTTTTTCGCGCCTGCGCCTGGCGGTCATAGACGAACAGCACCGTTTCGGGGTGCGCCAGCGCGCCACTTTGCGCCGCAAAAACTCCCTTCTCGACCTCCTGGTCATGACCGCCACGCCGATCCCGCGGACCTTGGCCCTGGCCCTCTACGGAGACCTCGACGTCTCCACCTTGGACGAGATGCCCCCCGGCAAAACACCGGCAGAGACCGTCCTCGCCGCGGAAGGAGAGGCCTTCGAGCGCGTGCGCCGAGAGGCGGCCCTGGGACGCCAGGCCTATGTGGTCTACCCCATCATCGAGGAGTCCAGACGCCTCGACCTGCGCTCGGCCAAGGCCGAGTTCGCGAGGCTAAAACAAGACATCTTCCCCGATCTGAAGGTGGCCTTGCTCCATGGGGCCATGCCGAGCCGGGAGAAAAACAAGGTCATGGCCGAGTTTGCGGCCGGCGCCTGGCAGGTCCTGGCGGCGACCCAGGTCATCGAGGTGGGCATTGATGTCCCCAACGCCACCGTCATGGTGATACAGAACGCGGAACGCTTCGGCCTAGCCAGCCTCCATCAGCTGCGCGGGCGCATCGGCCGCGGGCAGGCGCCCTCCAAATGCTTCCTCGTAGCGGATCCCAAAACTCCGGAGGCGCGCAAACGCCTAGAGACCATGGCCGCCGTCCACGACGGCTTTCGCATCGGCGAGGAGGACTTGAAGCTCCGGGGACCCGGGGAGATGCTGGGCACGGCCCAGCATGGGGAGCTCGCCCTCAAGGTGGCCGATATCTTCAAGGACTCGGCTTTGCTCGCCCGGGCCAAGCAGGACGCCGAAGAGCTCCTCGCGCAAGACCCCAGACTTCAGGATCTCAGCTGCCGCTCCCTGCGGGAGCGGCTTATCGCCCTCTACCAGCGCCGCTGGGATTGGGTAGACCTCTCTTAA
- the metH gene encoding methionine synthase translates to MGTAIQAKDLSAADFGGAKLEGCNENLVLTRPDVVSEIHESYLEAGSDILETNTFGAIRHVLAEYDLEDSILEINRRAAELARDAARRHSTAQKPRFVAGALGPGTKTISVTGGITFEEVREAYAEASLGLLEGGVDLFLIETQQDTLNIKASLLGILDTFQSMERSVPILLSASIETMGTMLGGQTAEALCDSVAHFPLLALGLNCATGPDFMTDHIRTIAQSSSFHTLCYPNAGLPDENGHYNETPEMVAKKLDRFCAAGWINIVGGCCGTTPRHVRLLAQMAEARRPRALPKIRRSTVSGLESLRLDEDRRPVLVGERANVIGSRLFKELIVKESHEEASEIGRRQVRNGAHILDVCLANPDRDEQSDMIRFLDFLTKKVKVPLMIDSTDAAVIEEALKRCPGKSIVNSINLEDGEERFEKVVPLLRQYGAAVVVGTIDEDKAQGMALTSRRKLEIALRSHELLTRKYGLASEDLIFDPLVFPSGTGDKNYWGSAMETVEGLKLIKKALPSCKTILGVSNVSFGLPAPGREILNSVFLHLCVEAGLDLAIVNSEKIARYSSIPETEKKLCLYLLSWKGPMDPSRPQGYDAVAEFSAHFRQAVAQKKTESERLKLPIDERLARNVVEGSKEGLLLDLEALLKERKPLEIINGPLMKGMDEVGRLFAANDMIVAEVLQSAEVMKAAVSFLEPHMDKADAASRGTVLLATVKGDVHDIGKNLVHIILKNNGYRVEDLGIKVAPETLIEAIKRISPHIVGLSGLLVKSAQQMSVTAEDLANAGVKIPILVGGAALSAKFTAAKIAPRYPGAVLYAKDAMTGLEYSNQLQDQKRRSALLKKNKEIQDHLAAPVRPNASPNGPESGAAAAAAPIIGQDHNIPLPPDLKPHVLPDFSVEEIFGYINPIMLYGKHLGLKGSPERLFQESNLKALELRRQVLDLQSEILAKGLIKAKAVYRFYPAQAEGNKVLLYRSPLETAPLEAFEFPRQDSGDKLCLADYVRPKSASKDFIALFVVTCGSGVRELSDCYREKGEYFKSHALQAIAIEAAEGFAELLHERLRAMWGFADAPSLTLKDKFQARYRGLRVSFGYPACPSLEDQEKLFHLLEPEKNIGVSLTEGFMMEPEASVSALVFHHPQARYFSVLNSVTA, encoded by the coding sequence ATGGGCACCGCGATCCAGGCCAAGGACCTATCCGCCGCCGACTTCGGAGGCGCCAAGCTCGAAGGCTGCAACGAGAACCTGGTCCTGACCCGGCCGGACGTCGTTTCCGAGATCCACGAGAGCTACCTGGAGGCCGGCTCGGACATCCTAGAGACCAACACCTTCGGGGCTATCCGCCATGTCCTGGCCGAGTATGATCTCGAGGACTCGATCCTCGAGATCAACCGCAGAGCCGCAGAGCTCGCCCGCGACGCGGCCAGGCGGCACTCCACGGCCCAAAAGCCCCGCTTCGTGGCGGGAGCTTTGGGCCCCGGCACCAAGACCATCTCGGTCACGGGAGGCATCACTTTCGAAGAGGTGCGTGAGGCCTACGCCGAGGCTTCCCTCGGCCTTCTCGAGGGCGGGGTGGACCTTTTCCTTATTGAGACCCAGCAGGATACCCTCAACATCAAGGCATCCCTCTTGGGCATTCTGGACACCTTCCAGAGCATGGAACGGTCCGTGCCCATACTGCTCTCCGCCTCGATCGAGACCATGGGCACCATGCTGGGCGGGCAGACCGCGGAGGCCCTCTGCGACTCGGTGGCCCACTTCCCCCTCCTGGCCCTGGGGCTCAACTGCGCCACCGGGCCGGATTTCATGACCGACCACATACGGACCATCGCGCAGTCCTCTTCCTTTCATACGCTCTGCTACCCCAACGCCGGCCTGCCCGACGAGAACGGGCATTACAACGAGACCCCCGAGATGGTGGCCAAGAAGCTCGACCGCTTCTGCGCCGCGGGCTGGATCAACATCGTGGGTGGCTGCTGCGGAACCACGCCCCGGCATGTGCGCCTCTTGGCCCAAATGGCCGAGGCTCGCAGGCCCCGCGCGCTCCCGAAAATCAGGCGCTCGACCGTTTCGGGGCTTGAATCCCTCCGCTTGGACGAGGATAGGCGGCCCGTACTAGTCGGGGAGCGCGCCAACGTGATCGGCTCGCGCCTTTTCAAGGAGCTTATCGTCAAGGAATCCCACGAGGAGGCCTCCGAGATCGGGCGACGGCAGGTCCGCAACGGGGCCCATATCTTGGACGTGTGCCTGGCCAATCCAGACAGGGACGAGCAATCGGACATGATCCGCTTCCTTGACTTTCTGACTAAGAAAGTCAAGGTTCCTCTCATGATTGATTCCACCGACGCCGCCGTGATCGAGGAAGCCTTGAAGCGCTGCCCGGGCAAGTCCATCGTCAACTCGATTAACCTGGAGGACGGTGAGGAGCGCTTCGAGAAGGTGGTGCCTCTTCTCCGCCAATACGGCGCCGCCGTGGTGGTGGGGACCATAGACGAGGACAAGGCCCAGGGAATGGCCCTGACGTCCCGGCGCAAGCTGGAGATCGCGCTTCGCAGCCACGAGCTTCTGACCCGCAAGTACGGCCTCGCCTCCGAAGACTTGATCTTCGACCCCCTGGTCTTCCCGTCGGGAACCGGGGACAAGAATTACTGGGGCTCGGCCATGGAAACCGTGGAGGGGCTCAAGCTCATCAAAAAGGCCCTTCCCTCATGCAAGACCATTCTCGGCGTCTCCAACGTCTCCTTCGGGCTCCCGGCCCCCGGCCGAGAGATACTGAACTCGGTTTTCCTGCATCTCTGCGTGGAGGCAGGGCTGGATTTGGCCATCGTCAATTCCGAGAAGATAGCCCGCTACTCATCCATTCCGGAGACGGAAAAGAAGCTTTGCCTGTATCTCCTCTCCTGGAAGGGTCCGATGGACCCTTCCAGGCCACAGGGCTACGACGCCGTGGCCGAGTTCTCCGCTCACTTCCGGCAGGCCGTGGCGCAAAAAAAAACCGAGTCCGAGCGCTTAAAACTTCCGATAGACGAGCGCCTGGCCCGCAACGTGGTCGAAGGGTCCAAGGAAGGGCTTCTGCTTGATCTTGAGGCCCTCCTCAAGGAGCGAAAGCCCCTCGAAATCATCAATGGCCCCTTGATGAAAGGCATGGACGAGGTAGGCCGGCTTTTCGCGGCCAACGACATGATCGTGGCCGAGGTCCTGCAGTCCGCCGAGGTCATGAAGGCCGCGGTCTCCTTCCTCGAGCCCCACATGGACAAGGCCGACGCCGCCTCCCGCGGCACGGTGCTTCTGGCCACGGTCAAGGGAGACGTCCACGACATTGGAAAGAACCTCGTCCACATCATCCTCAAGAACAACGGCTACCGGGTGGAGGACCTCGGCATCAAGGTGGCTCCCGAAACCTTGATCGAGGCGATCAAGAGGATATCGCCGCATATCGTCGGTCTCTCGGGCCTCCTGGTCAAGTCCGCCCAGCAGATGTCGGTCACGGCCGAGGATCTGGCCAATGCGGGCGTCAAAATCCCCATTCTCGTAGGAGGAGCCGCCCTCTCGGCCAAATTCACGGCCGCGAAAATCGCTCCCCGCTACCCCGGAGCCGTGCTCTACGCCAAGGACGCCATGACCGGCCTCGAGTACTCTAACCAGCTCCAGGATCAAAAGCGCCGGTCGGCGCTTTTGAAAAAAAACAAGGAGATTCAAGACCATCTGGCAGCACCCGTCAGGCCCAACGCATCTCCTAATGGGCCCGAAAGCGGCGCCGCTGCCGCGGCGGCGCCCATCATCGGCCAGGATCATAATATCCCCCTGCCGCCCGACCTCAAACCCCACGTCCTGCCGGACTTCTCGGTCGAGGAGATATTCGGCTACATAAACCCCATCATGCTTTACGGCAAGCATTTGGGGCTTAAGGGCAGCCCAGAACGGCTGTTCCAGGAAAGCAACCTCAAGGCCTTGGAGCTGCGCCGACAAGTCCTGGATTTGCAAAGTGAAATCCTGGCCAAGGGCCTGATTAAAGCCAAGGCCGTCTACCGTTTTTATCCCGCCCAGGCCGAGGGGAACAAGGTTCTTTTATACCGATCCCCCTTGGAGACGGCCCCCTTGGAGGCTTTCGAATTTCCGCGGCAAGACTCCGGCGACAAGCTTTGCCTGGCCGACTACGTGCGGCCTAAGAGCGCCTCCAAGGACTTCATCGCCTTGTTCGTGGTCACCTGCGGCTCCGGCGTGCGCGAGCTCTCGGACTGCTACCGGGAGAAAGGGGAGTATTTCAAGTCGCACGCCCTCCAAGCCATCGCGATAGAGGCGGCCGAAGGCTTCGCCGAGCTCCTGCACGAGCGCCTGCGCGCCATGTGGGGCTTCGCCGACGCCCCGAGCCTCACTCTCAAGGACAAGTTCCAGGCGCGCTACCGCGGCCTGCGCGTGAGCTTCGGCTACCCGGCCTGCCCGAGCCTCGAGGACCAGGAAAAGCTCTTCCACCTGCTCGAGCCCGAAAAGAACATCGGGGTTTCCCTCACCGAGGGCTTCATGATGGAGCCGGAGGCCAGCGTCTCGGCCTTGGTCTTCCACCACCCCCAGGCGCGCTATTTTTCAGTGTTGAATTCGGTGACGGCTTAA
- the coaD gene encoding pantetheine-phosphate adenylyltransferase: MSSRLAVYPGSFDPLTRGHLDIIHRACRLFDTVIVAVSNNPTKNHTFSVAERIAMVENSIRDIPNADVDAFSGLLVDYLKAKKSQVLIRGLRVVSDMDYEFQLASFNRRLNKEVETVFLMPDDALTYLASSMVKEVARLGAPVDGFVTPAVARELRRKFGPDKK; encoded by the coding sequence ATGTCCTCGCGATTGGCGGTGTACCCCGGCAGCTTCGATCCCCTGACCCGGGGACATCTCGACATCATCCACCGCGCCTGCCGGCTCTTCGACACGGTGATCGTGGCCGTGTCCAACAACCCCACCAAAAACCACACCTTCAGCGTGGCCGAGCGCATCGCCATGGTGGAGAACTCCATCCGGGACATCCCAAACGCGGACGTGGACGCGTTCTCGGGGCTCCTGGTAGACTATCTCAAGGCCAAGAAGTCGCAGGTCCTCATCCGCGGGTTGAGGGTGGTCTCCGACATGGACTACGAATTCCAGCTCGCTTCCTTTAACCGCCGGCTTAATAAGGAAGTGGAAACCGTTTTTCTGATGCCCGACGACGCCTTGACCTACCTCGCCTCCTCCATGGTCAAGGAGGTGGCAAGGCTGGGAGCCCCCGTGGACGGTTTCGTCACCCCGGCCGTGGCCCGGGAGCTCCGCCGAAAATTTGGCCCCGATAAGAAATAG